One segment of Streptomyces sp. YIM 121038 DNA contains the following:
- a CDS encoding NAD(P)/FAD-dependent oxidoreductase — translation MSRESHRQHVVVVGAGFAGFQAARTLARLARRRVDVTLLNPTDYFLYLPLLPQVAAGVLEPRRVTVSLSGTLKHVRLVLGEADGIDLERRAVGYTGPEGERGELTYDRLVLAVGSVNKLLPVPGVAEHAHGFRGLPEALYLRDHVTRQIELAAAAPDAATCRARCTFVVVGAGYTGVEVAAHGQLFTRSLVRGQPLRAGIEPRWLLLDIAPRVLPELDRRLSTTADRVLRGRGVEVRTGTSVKEATHRGVLLDDGDTVDTRTLVWCVGVRPDPLVAGVGTPLERGRLLVDPFLNVPGHPEVFACGDAAAVPDLAEPGRFTAMTAQHAWRQGKAAGRNVAASLGIGRRAPYRHHDLGFTVDLGGVKGAANPLGVPLSGPLAGAVTRGYHLAAMPGNRVRVAADWLLDAALPRQGVQLGLVRSWSVPLDTSSPELARVPGGPAERTPDRENRPGAEPDSESASKPEE, via the coding sequence GTGAGCCGTGAATCCCACCGCCAGCACGTCGTGGTCGTCGGCGCCGGCTTCGCCGGGTTCCAGGCCGCGCGGACCCTCGCGCGCCTCGCCCGTCGCCGGGTCGACGTCACCCTGCTCAACCCCACCGACTACTTCCTCTACCTGCCCCTGCTGCCCCAGGTGGCCGCGGGCGTCCTCGAACCGCGCCGCGTCACCGTGTCGCTCTCGGGCACCCTCAAGCACGTCCGGCTCGTCCTCGGCGAGGCCGACGGAATCGACCTGGAGCGCCGGGCCGTGGGCTACACCGGACCGGAGGGCGAGCGCGGTGAGCTGACCTACGACCGGCTGGTCCTGGCCGTCGGCAGCGTCAACAAGCTGCTGCCCGTCCCCGGCGTCGCCGAGCACGCGCACGGCTTCCGGGGCCTGCCGGAGGCGCTGTACCTGCGCGACCACGTGACCCGGCAGATCGAGCTCGCCGCCGCCGCGCCCGACGCCGCGACGTGCCGGGCGCGCTGCACCTTCGTCGTCGTCGGCGCGGGCTACACCGGCGTCGAGGTCGCCGCGCACGGGCAGCTGTTCACCCGGTCCCTGGTGCGCGGTCAGCCGCTGCGCGCCGGGATCGAACCCCGCTGGCTGCTCCTGGACATCGCGCCGCGCGTCCTGCCGGAGCTGGACCGGCGGCTGTCCACGACCGCCGACCGCGTCCTGCGCGGGCGCGGCGTGGAGGTCCGCACGGGCACCTCCGTGAAGGAGGCCACGCACCGGGGCGTGCTCCTCGACGACGGCGACACGGTCGACACGCGCACCCTCGTGTGGTGCGTCGGCGTGCGCCCCGACCCGCTCGTCGCCGGGGTCGGCACGCCGCTGGAGCGCGGGCGGCTCCTCGTCGACCCGTTCCTGAACGTGCCGGGCCACCCCGAGGTGTTCGCCTGCGGCGACGCGGCGGCCGTGCCCGACCTCGCCGAGCCGGGGCGGTTCACGGCCATGACCGCCCAGCACGCCTGGCGGCAGGGCAAGGCCGCGGGCCGCAACGTGGCCGCCTCGCTCGGCATCGGCCGCCGCGCCCCCTACCGCCACCACGACCTCGGCTTCACCGTCGACCTCGGCGGCGTCAAGGGCGCCGCCAACCCGCTCGGCGTCCCGCTGTCCGGGCCGCTCGCCGGGGCCGTCACCCGCGGCTACCACCTGGCCGCGATGCCCGGCAACCGCGTGCGCGTCGCCGCCGACTGGCTCCTGGACGCGGCGCTGCCCCGCCAGGGCGTACAGCTGGGCCTCGTCCGGTCGTGGTCGGTGCCGCTCGACACGTCGTCGCCGGAGCTGGCCCGGGTGCCCGGCGGGCCCGCCGAACGTACCCCCGACCGGGAGAACAGGCCCGGGGCCGAGCCCGATTCCGAGTCCGCGTCCAAGCCCGAGGAGTGA